CAATCGCAGACACATATCGACCCAAGCAACCTGAGCTTCCACATTTGCAGGGACGTCCGTTCCTGTACATATTCATATGCCCAATTTCACCAGCGCCATAGGACGTACCGTAGATTACTTTTCCGTCGTTCACGATACCCGATCCCAATCCTGTTCCCAAGGTAATCAGAACCAGATTGTTGTAGCCTTTTCCCGCACCTTGCTGCCATTCACCATAAAGATTAACCCTTACATCGTTATCAATAAATACAGGAAAGTCATAGAATGATTTCATTTCAGCTACGACATGTACGTTCTCCCAATCCGGAAAATTCGGCGAGAAAAAAGAAATCCCAGCAACCGGATCTAACAATCCGGGTACTCCGATTCCCATACCTACTACTAAATCTAATGAAATATTCGCTTCGACCGTAATCAAACGGACAGCTTCTATAATCCGTCCTAGCACATGTGATGGACCTTTAGCAGCCTCTGTTGGCGTAGATATTACTTTTACAGCTATAAAATCGGTATCGTAAATTCCTGCTTTGATATTCGTTCCACCGAGATCAATCCCTATAATGTAGCGTTTCATAAGAACCTCCAGAATTAGAAAGAAAC
This window of the Paenibacillus sp. FSL R10-2734 genome carries:
- a CDS encoding ROK family protein; translated protein: MKRYIIGIDLGGTNIKAGIYDTDFIAVKVISTPTEAAKGPSHVLGRIIEAVRLITVEANISLDLVVGMGIGVPGLLDPVAGISFFSPNFPDWENVHVVAEMKSFYDFPVFIDNDVRVNLYGEWQQGAGKGYNNLVLITLGTGLGSGIVNDGKVIYGTSYGAGEIGHMNMYRNGRPCKCGSSGCLGRYVSAIGMVNTFKEKLKEDRTSIIQAWTNHQEEQITALMISEAYELGDALAIEVMQETATILGFGLANVVNILNPDLIIVGGGMAAAGDKLLQPVRETVNQHALKLSSSKCKIVQANLGSWAGTIGAASYAYSKLHEAE